Proteins from one Ranitomeya variabilis isolate aRanVar5 chromosome 1, aRanVar5.hap1, whole genome shotgun sequence genomic window:
- the ZCCHC9 gene encoding zinc finger CCHC domain-containing protein 9, whose amino-acid sequence MTRWARPGQSNNTAARNRKVCAATPWEELRTPPGAGPAKRKKKKAAYVDEDVNGFKAVQEEEQLRKVQRSEGRRQRRQQSKKDKMVCFHCRKPGHGMADCSEALRCQDTGTGICFRCGSTEHEVNKCRAKVDPALGEFPFAKCFICGEMGHLARSCPDNPKGLYAEGGGCRICGSVEHFQRDCPEHQTSAQMTVSRWSSGMSADHEDVPIQTKVKKASTKVPKIVTF is encoded by the exons ATGACTCGCTGGGCTCGTCCAGGGCAGAGTAATAATACAGCGGCCCGGAACCGCAAAGTGTGCGCGGCCACTCCATGGGAAGAGCTCCGGACGCCGCCGGGAGCCGGCCCCgccaagaggaagaagaagaaagcGGCCTACGTGGATGAAGATGTGAATGGCTTCAAGGCCGTGCAGGAGGAGGAGCAGCTGAGGAAGGTGCAGCGCAGCGAGGGCCGGAGGCAGAGGAGGCAGCAGAGCAAGAAGGACAAGATG GTCTGCTTTCACTGTCGGAAGCCTGGGCACGGCATGGCTGATTGCTCCGAAGCCCTGAGATGTCAGGACACGGGCACCGGGATCTGCTTTCGCTGTGGATCCACAGAGCATGAAGTCAATAAATGCCGAGCCAAAGTGGATCCAGCCCTTG GAGAATTTCCATTTGCTAAATGTTTCATATGTGGAGAGATGGGACACTTGGCGAGGTCGTGCCCAGACAATCCCAAAGGCCTCTATGCTGAAG GCGGAGGCTGTCGGATTTGTGGTTCTGTAGAGCATTTTCAAAGGGACTGTCCAGAGCATCAAACCTCAG cccAAATGACAGTCAGCAGGTGGTCGAGTGGTATGAGCGCAGATCATGAAGATGTTCCCATACAGACAAAAGTGAAGAAAGCATCAACTAAAGTGCCCAAAATTGTCACTTTCTGA